GGACCCCCTGCACCGGGCTGGAACGCAGACAGGGGTCAGCCCATGTGGATCAGCTTGCAGGGCCAATCCTGCAGACTCAGCCAAACCTAGGGAGCTGGGTCTTCCCTGAAAAAAAACAGGTGTGTTTTTCCATCGAGACAGCTACCTTGATGTGAGATCCTAGTGCAGACAAAGTACGGGTAGTTCTCACCTCTGTGTACCTTGTCCAGTCTATACCTTCCCCCTGTCTGGGGCTTACCTCTGTTAGCTGTGTTGAGGTGAAAACTACAGTGCCTTGACTCCACTCCAGTGTTATAGTGAGTTATCCATCTCGATGTGAGAACACAGCTGgtttgtgcagtgtagacatagctgggGATTACTCACAGCAGTAAGCATTACATCCGGTAGCAAGTATGgacaggattgggtcctaagaGAGCTGTGATGGGTTACATTCACCTTATGTCTGCCCTCTAGAAGGGAAGGCTCTTGGCTGTTAGCTGGCAGAGAAGGTCTTGGCCTGGGGGCTCCTTTAGAAGGAAGTCACATTCACAGTCATCAAGTGCTAATGCCAGAAAATACCCTGATCTTGGGGTCTCTCTAGTTTGCTCATGACCTGGGAGAGGTTTCAaggatcagggggtagccatgttagtctgtatgcacaaaaacaacaaggagtccggtggcaccttgaagactaacagatttatttgggcataagctttcgtgggtaaaaaacctcacttcttcagatgcatagagtgaaagttacagatgcaggcattatatactgacacacgaagagaagggagttaccttataagtggagaaccagtgttgtcAGGGCCtgatgcccctctgccatgtacattggccaaaccggacagtccctacgtaaaagaataaaaggacacaaatcggacatcaggaatggtaacacacaaaagccagtaggtgaacacttcagtctccctggacattctataacagatttaaaagtcactattcttgaacaaaaaaacttcagaaacagacttcaaagagaaacagcagaactaaaattcatttgcaaatttaacaccattaatttgggcttgaatagggactgggagtggctggctcattacaaaagcagctttgcctttcctggaattgacacctcctcatctattattgggaatggactacatccaccctgatcgaattggccctgtcagcactggttctccactggtgaggtaactcccttctcttcatgtgtcagtatataatgcctgcatctgtaactttcactccatgcatctgaagaagtgaggttttttacccacgaaagctggtgcccaaataaatctgttcgtctttaaggtgccaccggactcctcgttgttttttggGGAGAGGTTTGTTTGCAGCATTTTTTGTGGTAGTAATTCAGGTTGGCCTGCATGGTAGGCTGCGTCCTGTACAGTGGAACAAGGGGCCCCGATCCCGCAATCGTACCCGTGCAGACAACGATGCAATCCCTTTGGGAGGTTTAAACCTCCTCCCAGATTCCTGTGTCCAGCCGGGATCTGTTCCCGGTGCCCTGTTGGTATCAGCTGGGACTCCAGCTTGTTCTCTCTGATGCCTTTGTGCAGCCGGGTCCCAATGAAAGGAAGTCGGAGCTGCTGCCGGCCGGGTGGAACGCCGACAAGGACCTGTACACGCTGCGATACAGGTCCATGGACGACCGCCACGAGCTCCTGCTGAAGGCGATCATGGTGGACACCAGCATGATTCTCAACGTCATGGTGAGGCTCCCAGCTGGCTGGGTGCTATGTAAGGATCGGTCCCTGCAGGGAGTCTCAgctccccaggaggtggggagtCAGTGCCACCCCCTGTAAGGGAGGAGAGGCAAAGAATAAGAGCTGTGACTCACTTGAGCATCCATTTTCCTGGTCTCCTATGTCCCACAATGCCCTTGGCGCCTATTGAGTGGGAGGCGCTCAACGAGAAACCCAGCTGGCTAAAGCGTGGAGAGGGGGCCAGTGTGGCCCAGGTCCTGTGCTGGCTGCATGCGATTCGGTGTCACTGACGTCAGGAAGGCGCTCAGGATACATGTCAGGGCGGAGCTTGGCACGTAACGTCCTCAAAAGCGTGCAGAATGCTGTGTGCTTGGGAAGTCATGTAGAGCTcgccgctggtgtaaatcagtgtcgctTATGGCCTGCCATGGAGCAGTGCCTTTTCCCCCCAGCCGAGGAACTGGCCCTGGAAGTGTTGTGTCCAGGGTGAAGCAGCAAGCTAAGGTCAAACATCCATTCGGTTGAAGCTGTGACGTCGTTACTGCTCGGCCCACGCCGGCGGATGAGTTGCAGCCTTTGTGCGTCTTGTGGAATTCCGGATCCTTGTTGCCTGCTCTGTCACCCCCGTCCCCTGTGTAATGACACCTCTCCTCCTGATCGAATGCGGGCTCAGTACCTGTCTAACCCTCTGCAGTCCAAGCAGGGAGAGCTGGAAAAGAGCCTTCTCAATCCACTGCAAGTTGGTTGCACTTGGGTTTAGACAGCTGGGAATCCAGACATATGGATTCTGCACTGACAAGTGCCAGTAGAGGAGCAAACTCCAGTGATTGCTCCTGCCTcggattccccccccaccccgttctgCTGTtgtctgctcctcccccccaaccccacacatGAGCTTAGCTGCTGAGGCAGCGttttgtttgtccttccccagGATTGCAGCTCAAAGCAGGTGGCGGATTTGACCTTGACAGTGGCAGATTACATCGACCCGGAGCACTTGGATGATTTCCACAGGTAACTGCGTTTCATGGAGATTCTCCACACAAGTGTCTGAGCCctcggggaggggaggcaggcgaagatcggggcaggggaggagagggtgcgTTAGGAGGAACCTGAGGGACTCTTTGCAGATAAAGCTTCAATACCCCCCAcatgttctcctcctcctctgttccCAGATGGCACCCCAAGCTCAGGCTGGCAGAAAAGGGGGAGTTAGGCCACATGGCCTCTGGGAGCTCGCTGCTTTgggagttctaatcccagctgagCCTCTGGCTGGCTCTGTAACTTTATTTCCAGAGCGCTGACCGTCATGTGTTCCCTGCATGAAAGCctagaccctgccccaaaggaaCTTGCAGCCTGAATCCACCACAGTACAGGCCTATGCtgtagggggaagggatagctcagtggtttgagcattggcctgctaaacccagggttgtgagttcaatccttgagggggccacttagggatctggggcaaaatcagtacttggtcctcctagtgaaggcagggggctggactcgatgacctttcaaggtcccttccagttctatgagataggtatatctccatgtatatgctactgacttgctgtggggAAAGTGATTGTACTTCCTTAGATGTTTGCATGCAGCCCTCCGTGTGTAACCGTGGGGAGATTCTGACCTTGAGAGCACttagactgtggaatagtctcctgaGGGAGTGGATGCGCCATGGCTTGGGACATCGGACACAAGGCTGGACAGAGCACCCGACGTGTGTTGTAGGGAGCAATGCTGCATCAGCGGGGGAGGGCTGTATTATCTGATAGGGatttttccccccacctccaagTTCCGTGATTCTCTGCTGCAAAGCTGGGTGAAGATCAGACTTGCCCAGCTGCTCTCTGCTTAATGCCTGAATGCTGCGTCTCACCCAAGATGTCAGCAAACGCCCGTGCCGTGGGTCTTGAAATTGTTCCATTCTGGCATTTTTAGCTTCCGTTTTACCAGAGCCCCTGAAAGCCCTGTTTGTGCTGCCGCCAGCCCCTCCATTTGCAGATAAGGAAATCTTAGACGGCTTGGACACCAGCCAGCAATTCCAAACAAGAAACAAGCCCAAATCCACCGTTTGTTCTGTTCCCTCTCCCGCTCTGACATCTGCAGGCAATCTGGCCAGGGACGCGGGATGAACGTGCCATGGGCACTGCTGGGGAGTTGGAAAGGAcagttctgtgtgtgtgtcatgttGGGGGCCCATCGCACCATTGTATTAGGGCCTTTCCCACCAAACCCTTCCTAGCAGGGCCCTGGGTGCTGTCCGTTGTCAGCCTTGACTCTCCCTCTCGCCCCTGCAGGGTGTACAAGAACGTCGAGGAGCTGCAGACCAGGGTTGTCACAGGCATCATCTCTCCGTTGGGGGCTCCCAAAGAGAAGGGCGACCCCAAAAAGGAGCCCAAGCCTGAGAAGCCGGTCCCGCCTGCCTCCACTCAGGATTATGACCCCTTAAGGATTCCTCCCTGGCAGCCTCTCGGTGGCCGGCAGCCATCCTGGTGAGTGAGATGCTGGCGAGGGGATGGGGGCGTAGCCTGCACTTCTTTCAGatgaggtggggggcaggaaagcagtgaCGGAGCATCCGGCCCTTCATGGTTCCTTCCCGCACCCGCCCACACCAGCCTCTGTCACAGACGTGTCCTCATGGGCACCGGTGCACGGTCTAGCTCTGTGTCACACGTTTAGTCCTCGGAGGGATCCAAGCGATGCAGGAGGGGGATTCTTTAAAACAGCCCGTGTCCtgacaccccaatcaggcctgcTTATAAATCCCATGCTTCTGGTTCACCTGCGGGCTGATCCCGACCCTCGGAGGCTGTTGGCATGGGGCTCTAGCTGGCTTCCCTCTAAGCTGGCCCACCAGTGGGAGGTCTTGTCTGGAGCTTGGGACCCCACCCTGTGCTTTGGGTGAGATGCTGCCAGAGTTGGCCACCTGGGAGAAGAGTGAGGTaacatcccaccccacccccccagcatgGATAAGGCACCTGTGTTGCTCGGCCCCTGTGCCATGGCCTTGCCCCCTTGCCTAGGGGTTCAgggggccccttcccctcccatccctgaGCATCAGGGGTAGCAGCTTGAGGTAGAGTGTGCAAACCCCATGTTGGACCAGGGCAGGAAGGGATTAATGGTCTGGCCCAGACACGGGCTGAAATCTGCCCCATGCCACACGATCTGTCAGGAATGTCCAAGCTGGGGGGAGGGCCCTGCAGCCAGCGTCAGGAGGACACAGGACAGTGAGGGAAGCAGGCCGGTCTCTGAGGTCTGCCGTGCCTAGGGGGGCTGGGTGTGCAGGGTTGGTGGGACAAGGGGCTGTCATGGGGAGAGGAAGGCCCCATTAGCTGGCTGACGGCTCAGTGATGGGAGAGCTGGCCACGTCTATGCTAGGGATGGGCGGTCAGTTCGGGCTGCTGAGTCCAGCGGGGCGGCTTGTGGCAGTGCTGGCCAGTAGGCTCGAGGGTTGCACAGCCTAGCGCTTTGTGACTGAAGGCGGGAGGGCAGATGGCAGAGCTCCCTTTGATCCCCGGAGGGGGCTGGGATCTGGTCGGGGAGCCCCTGCTGGACGAGCCTAGAGCTGtgttcgggggggtgggggttagaaCGGGGACCCTGCCTGGCTGTGGCAGAGAGAGCAGTTCGTCCAGGGTTTGCCCAGCAGTGCCTCCCACGCTGCCAGGGGCTGAGCGCGGCTGTGCAGGTGCAGGTGCAGAAGGCttatgggagggagaggaaaagcctTTTGACTTTGCTTCCCTTCTCGATGATCTTCCTTCGGACCAGCTCGTGAGCACAACATCCCGGATGGAAAACCGTGacgctgcagccacactgccagCTCCCCGCCGCCGCCCCCAATGCGAGGGATCAGTCTGTGGGCTCCTGTGCCCTGATAATCTCTTTccctgggatagcagaggggcagggctctttattctctcccctcccccgcactccCCTTTAACCAAGTGCCAGGTAGGAAATCAGAGCCTGCTGTGGCTGTCCAGAGCGCCGTCATCACTCCCCACTGTCCCTGTGACGGCGCCTGCAGAGCTGGTCCCTCGAGAGATCCGAGGGACAGTCCGTAGCATCTTACCCCTGGTTCCTGTCACACCGCTGCTGTTCATGCCCCAGGTGCTGGAGTTCTGGGGCtgccggggggctgggggggtccaaGACATGGCTGCCAATGGCTGGCTTGCCTTGGAGCAGGCGAAGGGTGCAGCGTGCAGTTGTAAACCCCTCGTCGTGAACCCCAGAAACAAAAGGCACGGCGTGAGTGTTGAAAGCTGGGTCTGAGCTCCCGCTGGGCACCGTCACATTCCCTACCAggcccccacaccctgccctcctCTCGCGCTCGTGGGAGCCGGGTTTCAGTGGCAGTGGCTGTGCTGTGGTTTGGGAGCCAGTCCCTGTACTGCTGGGCTCGCCTGGCCCCTCTCAGGCTCTGCCCAGGGCTGTGTTAGCAATTTGCCGGGAGCTCCAGGCCTGCAGCTGCCTTTCCATAAAGCGGAGCAGATGGCAGCCGCCTGCACCCCCTAGCACGGAGGGGTGGTAACTGCAGAGTCCTGCGTACCAGGCTGCTTGGCTCCGGTGGGGCGATGTGTGCTGCCACCTGTAGTCTCCCTCAGTCCCACGTCTGCACCAATTAAAGCCGCAGGCCACCTCACAAAACACCATTAGCGGCACACTGCCCTGGTGACATTCTGGTAACACCAGTCTGCACAGCGAGGTCACTCGATTGTTCCTGTCATCTGTAATGTGGACCCAGCTACAGCAGAGAATCGCCCCTGAGCACAGCCACCTTCTCCGGTGGCCCGCTCTGCTGGTCACACGGGCACACGCATCTGCCTGGGCTCTCAATCTTGCCTGTCCCCTGTGCACTCTCTTCCATACCCCGTACCCACCTGCCGAGGAAATTGACACCTCTCACTGGGGTAATTGTGTCTTGTGTTTCAGGCCTGATCCCCGGGACCCCTTTTCTGTGGGCGGAGAGGACCTGGACCCCTTTGGGTGAGTATCCCCGAGAGAGGAGCGTGTGGGGAGTGACTGAAATAACTCGGATTGGCCTCACTGGTGCGTTCAGTGAAGTGTCTCCAACAAGGACGTCAGTAAAACAGTTCTTGTGTGTGAACTGCCCAGGGACCAAGAGCTGGTTCTAAACCGAAATATGGTTTTAATATTGTACTAAGATTCTGTCTCTCACATAGCTGATTGGTTGGAATCTGCGTCGGTTTAATAATCAGCTGGTATTCATTTAACATGCAGTAATTCCTCCAGTAAATCAAAGCTAAAGACATCATTACGTGAATTTAAGCCTCCAATTGAAAATGTTGCTTTGTCTAGCCCGCGGATTCTCCAGCCCCCTCTGGATCTGCAGGGCTGTTCTGACATACCCAAGGGCAGAGAGGAGAGACAGCTGCCCGAGGAGATGGGAGCCATAGGGAGGGATGCTGCAGGGTGCCTTGCTTCTGCTCTGGGGCTCCGGCTCCATTTGGGGAGGAAGCGGGAGAACCGGACCCATCATTTTCCATTCCAGTAAAAGAACAATGTAACCAAAGTCAAACCAGTCCATGGGAACACTACCCAGCTCATTATGGAGTCCTGGAAGTCCTGCCATTCGGAGCCTCTGGCTGACCAGGATCAGATTTATTTCTCCTTGGAGGGCTTTGTCCTGCAAGGGTTGGCTAGAAAGGGATCTTCTGGAAATGTTCCTTGGAGGCTGGAAAGAGGAGCTTGCAGCGGAGGGCTAAGAAGGTGGCTGGAAAGCAGCCCTGCATACCACAGGGAAGGGGAAATCAGGACGAGTCCTTGCCACCCCCCTTCCCATCTCTCCTAAAGAGATTTCTTTCTTGAATGTATATAGCATCTTGATCCAAAGTGGGCACCTGCTGGAGGCAGATTTTGAGCCCCAGGACCTCTACGTAGGATCCGTGGGACTTTCCATGAGCAGCTAGCTGTCATAAAGGCGCTTACTGTGGCTgatgttaattatttttattgtggtagcatccagaggctccagctgagatcagacaGTACGAGGACAGTGCACAGCATGACACAGCTGCAAGGAGCTGAGGC
This DNA window, taken from Emys orbicularis isolate rEmyOrb1 chromosome 12, rEmyOrb1.hap1, whole genome shotgun sequence, encodes the following:
- the PSMF1 gene encoding proteasome inhibitor PI31 subunit, with product MAGLELLYASQAPGLSRPQDSLLCFVHWQLVTHQYRALGTGDQPGPNERKSELLPAGWNADKDLYTLRYRSMDDRHELLLKAIMVDTSMILNVMDCSSKQVADLTLTVADYIDPEHLDDFHRVYKNVEELQTRVVTGIISPLGAPKEKGDPKKEPKPEKPVPPASTQDYDPLRIPPWQPLGGRQPSWPDPRDPFSVGGEDLDPFGGRRGGMIADPLRSGFRRPLIDPSSGLPNRLPPGAVPPGARFDPFGPGGGRPAGPDPDHLPPPGYDDMFM